One window of Globicephala melas chromosome 2, mGloMel1.2, whole genome shotgun sequence genomic DNA carries:
- the UCMA gene encoding unique cartilage matrix-associated protein isoform X1 translates to MAWRQLFLICCLSAVVLLSTLREGTAVAVGSRQLAGHEVQEGVEGKIFMQESDALNFLKKRGKRSSKSREEVNAENRQKLQADELRKEHYEEQRNEFENFVEEQNDEQEERSREAIEQWRQWHSDGLYPPYLYNRHHI, encoded by the exons ATGGCCTGGAGACAGCTGTTCCTGATCTGCTGTCTCTCGGCCGTTGTGCTCCTGTCCA CCCTGCGGGAGGGGACTGCTGTGGCGGTGGGCTCCAGGCAGTTGGCAGGACATGAGGTGCAGGAAG GCGTGGAAGGGAAGATCTTCATGCAGGAATCAGATGCCTTGAATTTCCTCAAGAAGCGAGGCAAGCGGTCCTCCAAATCCCGAGAAGAGGTCAATG cggAGAACAGGCAGAAGCTGCAGGCGGATGAGCTACGGAAAGAACATTACGAGGAACAAAGGAACGAGTTTGAGAACTTCGTGGAGGAGCAAAACGATG aacaggaagagagaagCCGGGAGGCCATCGAGCAGTGGCGCCAGTGGCACAGTGACGGCCTGTACCCACCCTATCTCTACAACCGCCACCATATCTGA
- the UCMA gene encoding unique cartilage matrix-associated protein isoform X2 gives MAWRQLFLICCLSAVVLLSSVEGKIFMQESDALNFLKKRGKRSSKSREEVNAENRQKLQADELRKEHYEEQRNEFENFVEEQNDEQEERSREAIEQWRQWHSDGLYPPYLYNRHHI, from the exons ATGGCCTGGAGACAGCTGTTCCTGATCTGCTGTCTCTCGGCCGTTGTGCTCCTGTCCA GCGTGGAAGGGAAGATCTTCATGCAGGAATCAGATGCCTTGAATTTCCTCAAGAAGCGAGGCAAGCGGTCCTCCAAATCCCGAGAAGAGGTCAATG cggAGAACAGGCAGAAGCTGCAGGCGGATGAGCTACGGAAAGAACATTACGAGGAACAAAGGAACGAGTTTGAGAACTTCGTGGAGGAGCAAAACGATG aacaggaagagagaagCCGGGAGGCCATCGAGCAGTGGCGCCAGTGGCACAGTGACGGCCTGTACCCACCCTATCTCTACAACCGCCACCATATCTGA